One genomic window of Pseudomonas chlororaphis subsp. piscium includes the following:
- a CDS encoding glutaredoxin family protein — MPPECQLFGTLGCHLCELAEAELMPLVEHGLLVELVDIAEDETLFEAYGLRIPVLRRVDSGAELGWPFDAEQVVAFLR, encoded by the coding sequence ATGCCTCCTGAATGTCAGCTGTTCGGCACCCTGGGCTGCCACCTGTGCGAACTCGCCGAGGCGGAGTTGATGCCGCTGGTGGAGCACGGGCTGTTGGTCGAGCTGGTGGATATCGCGGAAGACGAAACCCTGTTCGAGGCGTATGGCCTGCGTATCCCGGTCCTGCGCCGGGTAGACAGTGGCGCCGAGCTGGGCTGGCCGTTCGATGCCGAGCAGGTGGTGGCCTTCCTGCGCTGA
- a CDS encoding pyrimidine/purine nucleoside phosphorylase, whose protein sequence is MFKVNEYFDGTVKSIAFGTAEGPATIGVMAPGEYEFGTAQREIMHVVSGALTVKLPDSNDWETFAAGSQFNVPANSKFQLKVAVDTAYLCEYRG, encoded by the coding sequence ATGTTTAAAGTCAACGAGTACTTCGACGGCACTGTCAAGTCGATTGCCTTCGGCACGGCCGAAGGTCCAGCCACCATCGGCGTCATGGCTCCGGGCGAATACGAGTTCGGCACGGCTCAACGGGAAATCATGCACGTGGTTTCTGGCGCCCTGACCGTCAAGCTGCCTGACAGCAACGACTGGGAAACCTTCGCCGCCGGCAGCCAGTTCAACGTCCCGGCCAACAGCAAGTTCCAGCTGAAGGTGGCCGTCGACACCGCCTACCTGTGCGAATACCGCGGCTGA
- a CDS encoding exonuclease domain-containing protein, giving the protein MPHWLVIDLEATTDEGGWPVTDMEIIEIGATLVNREGRELDHFQRFVRPLRRPMLTPFCRELTHISQAQIDGAQPLSEVWPLFERWLGQHHGRLEGWASWGDYDRKQLLQEWQRSQLHSALAQLPHMNLKQRFAKARRLERPLGLNGALQLAGLQFTGQQHRALEDARNTARLLPLILPG; this is encoded by the coding sequence ATGCCCCACTGGTTGGTAATTGATCTGGAAGCCACCACGGACGAAGGAGGCTGGCCGGTGACCGACATGGAAATCATCGAGATCGGCGCCACCCTGGTGAACCGCGAAGGGCGTGAACTGGACCATTTCCAGCGCTTCGTGCGCCCGCTGCGGCGGCCGATGCTGACGCCGTTCTGCCGTGAACTGACCCACATCAGCCAGGCCCAGATCGACGGCGCCCAGCCGTTGAGCGAAGTCTGGCCGCTGTTCGAACGCTGGCTGGGCCAGCACCATGGGCGCCTGGAAGGCTGGGCCAGCTGGGGCGACTACGATCGCAAGCAGCTGCTGCAGGAATGGCAACGCTCGCAACTGCACAGCGCCCTCGCCCAACTGCCGCACATGAATCTCAAGCAACGCTTCGCCAAGGCGCGCCGCCTCGAACGACCGCTGGGCCTGAACGGCGCGCTGCAGCTCGCCGGGCTGCAGTTCACCGGCCAGCAGCATCGCGCCCTGGAAGATGCCCGCAATACGGCGCGTTTATTGCCTCTGATTCTTCCCGGCTGA
- a CDS encoding sensor histidine kinase, giving the protein MYASLKSTATRLLSRINLRWLNLLLCSCSALGSLAIYCLSTTFPLSLLILNLAALASVWAYYGDSRKSIKFQPQELADRLLEVQENERHRLSRELHDDIGQLLTAAKLQSEWLKRRLPEDLQQHCTTLQSTLEETLAKVRDVSAILNPRQLASLGLEASLRAHLLKTLENTSVHWSLECKQRLAGIPEEMAVAAFRITQEAVTNILRHAQADNLLVRLQRLPEGLSLFISDDGRGFSPAANPGAQGQRGMAGMAERIAQLGGTLKVSSQPDQGTQIEALFPWAPRALERASTNKVLH; this is encoded by the coding sequence ATGTACGCCAGCCTCAAGTCAACTGCCACCAGGCTTCTCTCTCGAATAAACCTGCGCTGGCTCAACCTGTTGCTGTGCTCATGCTCGGCACTTGGAAGTCTGGCCATCTATTGCCTGTCGACTACCTTTCCCCTCAGCCTGCTGATCCTGAATCTGGCGGCCCTGGCCAGTGTCTGGGCCTATTACGGTGATTCGCGCAAATCGATCAAGTTCCAGCCTCAGGAGCTGGCGGACCGCTTGCTGGAAGTCCAGGAAAACGAGCGCCATCGCCTCAGTCGTGAATTGCATGATGATATTGGTCAGTTGCTGACTGCCGCCAAGCTGCAAAGCGAATGGCTCAAGCGCCGCCTGCCCGAAGATCTGCAACAGCATTGCACAACGCTTCAAAGCACATTGGAAGAAACCCTGGCCAAGGTGCGCGATGTATCGGCCATTCTCAATCCTCGACAATTGGCCAGCCTGGGCCTGGAAGCCAGCCTGCGGGCCCACTTGCTCAAGACCCTGGAAAACACTTCCGTGCACTGGAGCCTGGAATGCAAGCAACGCCTGGCAGGCATCCCCGAGGAGATGGCGGTGGCCGCCTTTCGCATCACCCAGGAAGCCGTCACCAACATACTGCGCCACGCCCAGGCGGATAACCTGCTGGTGCGCCTGCAACGCCTGCCCGAGGGGCTTTCGCTGTTTATCAGCGACGATGGCCGTGGTTTTTCCCCGGCGGCCAATCCTGGCGCACAAGGACAACGCGGCATGGCGGGCATGGCGGAAAGGATCGCGCAACTGGGTGGCACCCTGAAGGTTTCCAGCCAGCCCGACCAGGGTACACAAATCGAAGCACTCTTCCCCTGGGCGCCTCGCGCACTCGAACGGGCCAGTACGAATAAGGTTTTACATTGA
- a CDS encoding molybdopterin molybdotransferase MoeA, giving the protein MPVEVALARLLEMAEATPILERERLPLAAAQGRVLADDLVSTLDLPPWPNSAMDGYALRAADWNGEPLVVSQRIFAGQAPEPLAPGTCARIFTGAPVPAGADCVEMQENAQVQDDGRVAFTEPLGAGQNIRPQGQETTVGECVLVAGTQLGPIELGLAASLGCAELDVVRRVRVAVLSTGDELVEPGQALGPGQIYNSNRVLLCSWLQRLGCEVVDGGILPDDLPTTRRRLAELADVDLILSTGGVSVGEADFLGIALREEGELALWKLAIKPGKPLTFGHFRGVPVIGLPGNPASTLVTFALLARPYILRRQGVKELQPLQFQVPAGFAWPKPGNRREYLRGRLEQGRAVIYRNQSSGVLRSAAWAEGLVEVLEERTLVEGDWVNFIPLSEVLG; this is encoded by the coding sequence ATGCCGGTCGAGGTCGCACTGGCCCGTTTGCTGGAGATGGCCGAGGCTACTCCCATTCTCGAGCGCGAGCGGCTGCCGCTGGCGGCGGCTCAAGGCCGGGTATTGGCCGACGATCTGGTTTCCACCCTGGACCTTCCGCCCTGGCCCAATAGCGCCATGGACGGTTACGCCTTGCGTGCCGCAGATTGGAACGGCGAGCCCCTTGTCGTCAGCCAGCGCATCTTTGCTGGTCAGGCCCCCGAGCCTTTGGCGCCTGGCACCTGTGCGCGCATCTTTACCGGTGCGCCGGTTCCGGCGGGCGCCGACTGCGTGGAAATGCAGGAAAACGCCCAGGTCCAGGACGATGGGCGGGTGGCTTTTACCGAGCCTCTCGGCGCCGGGCAGAACATTCGTCCACAAGGCCAGGAAACCACGGTCGGCGAGTGTGTGCTGGTGGCCGGGACGCAGCTGGGGCCGATCGAACTGGGGCTCGCTGCTTCCCTGGGCTGTGCGGAGCTGGATGTGGTGCGCCGCGTGCGGGTCGCTGTGCTCTCCACTGGCGACGAATTGGTAGAACCCGGGCAGGCGCTCGGTCCGGGGCAGATCTACAACAGCAACCGTGTCCTGCTGTGCAGTTGGTTGCAGCGTCTGGGCTGCGAGGTGGTCGACGGCGGAATCCTGCCCGACGATCTGCCCACGACCCGGCGTCGCCTTGCCGAGCTGGCGGATGTGGATCTGATTCTGTCCACCGGCGGTGTATCGGTGGGCGAGGCGGATTTCCTGGGCATTGCCTTAAGAGAAGAGGGTGAACTGGCCCTCTGGAAACTGGCGATCAAGCCGGGCAAGCCGTTGACCTTCGGGCATTTTCGCGGTGTGCCGGTAATCGGCCTGCCTGGTAATCCGGCCTCGACGCTGGTGACCTTTGCCTTGCTGGCCCGCCCTTATATTTTGCGGCGCCAGGGAGTGAAGGAGCTGCAACCCTTGCAGTTCCAGGTTCCGGCTGGATTTGCCTGGCCGAAGCCGGGGAACCGCCGAGAGTATCTGCGGGGACGTCTGGAGCAGGGTAGGGCTGTCATCTACCGGAACCAGAGTTCCGGGGTCCTGCGCAGTGCCGCCTGGGCCGAGGGGCTGGTCGAAGTGCTGGAAGAGCGAACGCTGGTTGAGGGCGATTGGGTCAACTTCATTCCATTGAGTGAAGTCTTGGGTTGA
- the yegS gene encoding lipid kinase YegS: MSERKAMLILHGKQALNEEVRAAVERKREEGWELAVRLTWEAGDAQRLVDEALAVGYTRLIAGGGDGTLRDIAEAMAAQANDASLVLLPLGTANDFARAAGVSLLPHEALNLLDVPARTIDLGEVGGQVFLNMATGGFGSQVTANTSEDLKKILGGAAYLFTGLSRFNELHAAYGELQGPDFHWRGDLLALGIGNGRQAGGGHLLCPEAMADDGLLDVSILPAPQELVGTLKDLLAGGWGIDNLFVRTRLPWVEIKVSEGLDINLDGEPLQGESLRFRALPGALRVHLPEDSPLLGASAP, from the coding sequence ATGAGCGAGCGCAAGGCGATGCTGATACTGCACGGCAAGCAGGCCCTCAACGAAGAAGTCCGCGCCGCTGTCGAGCGCAAGCGTGAAGAGGGTTGGGAGCTGGCGGTCCGCCTGACCTGGGAAGCGGGCGATGCCCAGCGCCTGGTGGATGAAGCCCTCGCGGTCGGTTATACGCGTCTGATCGCGGGAGGCGGTGACGGCACCTTGCGGGATATCGCCGAGGCCATGGCGGCGCAGGCCAACGATGCCAGTCTGGTGTTGCTGCCGCTGGGGACGGCCAATGATTTTGCGCGGGCGGCCGGCGTGTCGTTGCTGCCCCATGAGGCACTGAACCTGCTCGACGTGCCGGCACGGACGATCGATCTCGGCGAGGTCGGTGGCCAGGTATTTCTCAATATGGCCACGGGTGGGTTCGGCAGCCAGGTGACGGCCAATACCTCTGAGGACCTGAAAAAGATTCTGGGCGGCGCCGCTTATCTGTTCACCGGTTTGTCCCGTTTCAACGAACTGCATGCGGCCTACGGCGAGCTGCAGGGGCCGGATTTCCATTGGCGCGGTGACCTGCTGGCCCTGGGGATCGGCAACGGGCGCCAGGCCGGTGGTGGTCATCTGCTGTGCCCTGAGGCGATGGCCGATGATGGGTTACTGGATGTCAGTATCCTGCCGGCCCCCCAGGAGCTGGTAGGCACCTTAAAGGACCTGCTGGCCGGTGGCTGGGGGATCGACAACCTGTTTGTGCGTACGCGCCTGCCCTGGGTGGAAATCAAGGTGTCCGAGGGGCTGGATATCAATCTCGACGGTGAGCCCCTGCAAGGCGAAAGCCTGCGTTTTCGCGCGCTCCCAGGGGCATTGCGGGTGCATTTGCCGGAAGACTCCCCGCTGTTGGGGGCTTCGGCGCCTTAA
- a CDS encoding S24 family peptidase — translation MSLTILARAERLQHLSPEHAGHDGFAAGLKFEGGFSLDRTVGLGAPQIRAVLVDDDSLLGFGIYPGDRLIVDRSAAPAVDQYVVAHLDGEEAYGVRLLAPDPKGGMLLKAARPSIAPIPLDDRDSAQIWGVVLWVVSYVGRG, via the coding sequence ATGTCTCTCACAATCCTCGCCCGCGCCGAGCGTTTGCAACACCTGTCGCCCGAGCATGCGGGGCATGATGGGTTTGCTGCCGGGCTCAAGTTCGAAGGCGGTTTTTCGCTGGATCGCACCGTGGGTCTCGGAGCGCCGCAGATCCGTGCGGTGCTGGTGGATGACGACAGCCTGCTGGGCTTCGGGATCTATCCCGGCGACCGGCTGATCGTCGATCGTTCGGCGGCCCCGGCGGTGGATCAGTATGTGGTGGCCCATCTTGATGGCGAAGAAGCCTATGGCGTGCGCCTGCTGGCTCCCGACCCCAAGGGCGGGATGCTGCTCAAGGCGGCGCGACCTTCGATTGCACCTATCCCCCTGGACGATCGGGACTCGGCGCAAATCTGGGGCGTGGTGTTGTGGGTGGTCAGTTATGTCGGCCGTGGCTGA
- a CDS encoding response regulator: MTCNLLLVDDHSLIRAGVRALVMDIPGYAVIGEANDGAQVLEMVERLSPDIILLDISMKDVSGLEALKKLKVVHPQSKVLILSMHTDPALIMQALESGAHGYLLKDTTANELEHALEALRNNERYLSPAIAHTVINQALIRVQKPHPEPVETHNLTARQLEILRLIVRGKSTREIAHGLGLSIKTVETHRSQIMKRLQIYDVAGLVLFAVREQIISLDD, from the coding sequence TTGACCTGCAACTTACTTCTGGTGGATGACCACTCGCTCATCAGGGCTGGCGTGCGTGCCCTGGTCATGGACATTCCTGGCTATGCCGTGATCGGCGAAGCCAACGATGGCGCACAAGTACTGGAAATGGTCGAAAGGCTGTCGCCAGACATTATCCTGCTGGATATTTCCATGAAGGATGTCAGCGGCCTTGAAGCCCTGAAGAAACTCAAGGTGGTGCACCCGCAGAGCAAGGTACTGATTCTCTCGATGCACACCGATCCGGCGCTGATCATGCAGGCCCTGGAGTCAGGGGCTCATGGCTATCTGCTCAAGGACACCACCGCCAACGAACTCGAGCACGCGCTCGAGGCCTTGCGCAACAACGAACGTTATCTCAGCCCGGCCATTGCCCATACGGTGATCAACCAGGCACTGATCCGCGTGCAGAAACCTCATCCAGAACCCGTTGAAACCCATAACCTGACCGCACGCCAGCTGGAGATCCTGCGCCTGATCGTTCGCGGCAAATCGACCCGCGAAATCGCTCACGGGCTGGGCCTGAGCATCAAGACCGTGGAAACCCATCGCTCGCAGATCATGAAACGCCTGCAGATCTATGACGTGGCCGGCCTGGTCCTGTTTGCCGTCCGCGAACAGATCATCAGCCTCGACGATTAA
- the moaB gene encoding molybdenum cofactor biosynthesis protein B: MKAKADVPFAPLNIAVLTVSDTRTLETDTSGQVFVDRLGAAGHNLAARVLLKDDLYKIRAQVATWIADDLVQVVLITGGTGFTGRDSTPEAVSCLLDKQVDGFGELFRQISVADIGTSTVQSRALAGLANGTLVCCLPGSTNAVRTGWDGILAEQLDSRHRPCNFVTHLKQAAPCESRG, encoded by the coding sequence ATGAAAGCCAAGGCTGATGTACCTTTTGCACCTCTGAATATCGCGGTGCTGACTGTCAGTGATACCCGGACCCTGGAGACCGATACATCCGGCCAGGTCTTCGTCGATCGTCTGGGCGCTGCTGGCCATAACCTGGCCGCGCGCGTCCTGCTCAAGGACGATCTCTACAAGATTCGCGCACAAGTGGCGACCTGGATCGCCGACGATCTGGTCCAGGTGGTGCTGATCACCGGCGGCACCGGTTTCACCGGCCGCGACAGCACCCCGGAAGCCGTGTCTTGCCTGCTCGACAAACAGGTCGACGGATTTGGCGAGTTGTTCCGCCAGATCTCGGTTGCCGACATCGGCACTTCCACCGTGCAGTCCCGAGCCCTGGCCGGCCTGGCCAACGGCACGTTGGTGTGCTGCCTGCCGGGCTCGACCAACGCGGTGCGTACCGGTTGGGACGGCATCCTCGCCGAACAGCTGGATTCGCGGCACCGGCCGTGCAATTTCGTCACGCACCTGAAACAGGCCGCGCCTTGTGAATCCCGTGGGTAA
- a CDS encoding pseudouridine synthase — translation MSSVAFSAAQHQASTLYLPPGSWPTVLDCLCDHFSTISREQWLSRIARGRVLDGQGLPIGIDLAYREGLRIHYFREVLDEKVIPVQESILYVDEHLVVADKPHFLPVTPAGEYVEQTLLRRLIRSLDNPHLVPLHRIDRHTAGLVLFSANPQSRSAYQSLFPTRRIDKRYEAIAPALPGLEFPRVHKSRLVDGEPFFRMQEGPGTPNTETALEVREENGDLWRYGLYPVTGKKHQLRVHMSALGAAICNDPFYPDALKDVEDDYAKPLKLLAQGLRFTDPLTGEEREFESRITLQW, via the coding sequence ATGTCCTCCGTAGCTTTTTCCGCCGCACAGCATCAGGCCAGCACCCTGTACCTACCCCCCGGGTCATGGCCAACCGTACTGGACTGCCTGTGTGATCACTTCAGCACCATCAGCCGCGAACAGTGGCTGAGCCGGATCGCCCGCGGCCGGGTGCTCGATGGGCAGGGGCTGCCGATCGGCATTGACCTGGCGTACCGCGAAGGCCTGCGCATCCATTATTTCCGTGAAGTGCTCGACGAAAAGGTCATCCCGGTGCAGGAATCGATCCTCTACGTCGATGAACACCTGGTGGTGGCGGACAAGCCGCATTTCCTGCCGGTCACCCCGGCGGGGGAATATGTCGAGCAAACCTTGCTGCGCCGCCTGATCCGCAGCCTGGACAATCCCCACCTGGTGCCTTTGCATCGCATCGATCGGCATACGGCGGGCCTGGTGTTGTTTTCGGCCAATCCGCAAAGCCGCTCGGCCTATCAGTCGCTGTTTCCGACGCGCAGGATCGACAAGCGCTACGAGGCCATCGCACCGGCCTTGCCTGGTCTTGAGTTCCCGCGGGTGCATAAAAGCCGTTTGGTCGATGGCGAGCCTTTTTTTCGCATGCAGGAAGGGCCTGGCACCCCTAATACGGAAACGGCGCTGGAGGTCCGGGAAGAGAACGGTGATCTCTGGCGTTATGGGCTGTATCCGGTGACCGGCAAAAAGCACCAGTTGCGGGTGCACATGAGTGCGCTGGGGGCGGCGATCTGCAACGACCCGTTCTATCCCGATGCGCTCAAGGATGTGGAGGACGATTACGCCAAGCCGCTCAAGCTGCTGGCCCAGGGGCTGCGCTTTACCGACCCGCTGACCGGTGAGGAGCGTGAGTTCGAGAGCCGGATCACCTTGCAGTGGTAA
- a CDS encoding chemotaxis protein CheV translates to MAGILDTVDQRTQLVGENRLEILMFRLAGRQLFAINVFKVQEVLQLPKLTLMPQRHPFVCGVVNLRGQTLPVIDLSQAIGMRPLVPGPNSTIIVTEYNRSVQAFLVGGVDRIVNMNWEAILPPPTSAGRQHYLTAISKVDDQLVEIIDVEKVLAEIVPYNAKVSRDKLDDPVLERARGREVLLVDDSNVALSQLRDTLGQLGVKMHIASDGLKALKMLKAWADTGVDMTDKLLMVFTDAEMPEMDGYRLTTEIRNDPRLRGLYVVLHTSLSGSFNESMVKKVGCDNFLSKFQPDKLVDVVRQRLMLDEVPA, encoded by the coding sequence ATGGCCGGCATTCTCGACACGGTAGATCAACGCACGCAACTGGTGGGTGAGAATCGCCTGGAAATCCTCATGTTCCGTCTGGCCGGGCGACAGTTGTTCGCGATCAACGTGTTCAAGGTGCAGGAAGTCCTGCAATTGCCGAAGCTGACGCTGATGCCCCAGCGCCATCCGTTCGTCTGTGGCGTGGTCAACCTGCGGGGGCAGACGCTGCCGGTCATCGACCTGTCTCAGGCGATCGGCATGCGGCCGCTGGTGCCGGGACCCAACAGCACCATCATCGTCACCGAGTACAACCGCTCGGTGCAGGCCTTCCTGGTGGGAGGCGTCGACCGCATCGTCAACATGAACTGGGAAGCCATCCTGCCACCGCCGACCAGTGCCGGGCGCCAGCATTACCTGACGGCGATCAGCAAGGTCGACGATCAACTGGTCGAGATCATCGACGTGGAAAAGGTCCTGGCCGAAATCGTTCCGTACAACGCCAAGGTCTCGCGCGACAAGCTCGACGACCCGGTGCTCGAACGTGCCCGTGGTCGTGAAGTGCTGCTGGTGGACGACTCCAACGTGGCGCTGTCGCAATTGCGCGACACCCTGGGCCAGCTGGGGGTGAAGATGCACATTGCCAGCGACGGCCTGAAGGCTCTGAAGATGCTCAAGGCCTGGGCCGATACCGGGGTCGACATGACCGACAAGCTGCTGATGGTGTTCACCGACGCCGAAATGCCGGAAATGGACGGCTATCGCCTGACCACCGAGATCCGCAACGATCCGCGCCTGCGCGGCCTTTACGTGGTGCTGCATACCTCCCTGTCCGGCAGCTTCAACGAGTCGATGGTGAAGAAGGTCGGTTGCGACAACTTCCTGTCCAAGTTCCAGCCGGACAAACTGGTCGACGTGGTGCGCCAGCGCCTGATGCTGGACGAAGTTCCCGCCTGA
- a CDS encoding MOSC domain-containing protein, whose product MRLSALYRYPLKSGKGESLQQVALDRLGLEGDRRWMLVDEPSGRFLTQRAVPHMSQLSALWNAEGGLTLSAPGYPALDVPLPGADAPLRGVTIWRDTLRVPDAGDEAHAWLSEFIGKPTRLVQVPLDRARTTQAGYGKDDDQVAFADGFPLLLIGESSREDLSSRVGRPLEMLRFRPNLVIEGFPAFAEDGWKRIRIGDIEFRVVKPCARCILTTIDPQTGERSADREPLATLQQYRAQEGGAMFGQNLVNDGIGRLEVGMPVTVLE is encoded by the coding sequence ATGCGTCTCAGCGCGCTTTATCGATACCCTCTGAAGTCCGGCAAGGGCGAGTCCCTGCAACAGGTCGCGTTGGACAGGCTGGGGCTGGAGGGAGATCGACGCTGGATGCTGGTCGATGAACCCAGCGGACGCTTCCTGACCCAACGCGCGGTCCCGCACATGAGCCAGCTTTCGGCGCTGTGGAACGCCGAGGGTGGGCTGACCCTCAGTGCTCCCGGCTACCCAGCCCTCGATGTGCCACTGCCTGGTGCGGATGCCCCGTTGCGTGGCGTGACCATCTGGCGCGATACCCTGCGCGTGCCGGATGCCGGCGACGAGGCCCATGCCTGGCTGAGCGAGTTCATCGGCAAGCCGACCCGCCTGGTACAGGTGCCCCTGGACCGAGCGCGCACCACTCAGGCCGGTTACGGCAAGGATGACGATCAGGTGGCCTTTGCCGACGGTTTTCCGCTGTTGCTGATTGGCGAGTCTTCCCGGGAGGATCTGTCCAGTCGCGTCGGTCGTCCCCTAGAGATGCTGCGCTTTCGTCCCAACCTGGTGATCGAAGGCTTCCCGGCATTCGCCGAGGACGGCTGGAAGCGCATCCGCATCGGCGATATCGAGTTTCGGGTGGTCAAGCCTTGTGCGCGTTGCATCCTCACCACCATCGATCCGCAGACCGGTGAGCGCAGCGCCGACCGTGAACCGCTGGCCACGCTGCAGCAGTACCGGGCGCAAGAAGGTGGGGCGATGTTCGGGCAGAACCTGGTGAACGACGGCATCGGCCGCCTGGAAGTCGGCATGCCGGTCACCGTGCTGGAATAA
- the mobA gene encoding molybdenum cofactor guanylyltransferase MobA — MTQRADLPPCSILLLAGGRGQRMGGRDKGLIEWQGRPLIAHLHRLTRGLSDDLIISCNRNRQQYAPFADQLVQDESNDFPGPLAGIRAGLAVARHAHLLVLPCDVPRIDAHLIDAMRQSAAQHPARPLMLRHGEHWEPLLCIIPRALLGTFEGAWQKGERSPGRIMRGLDAQALQCPANDPRLANLNTPELLSQQHGVSECP, encoded by the coding sequence ATGACCCAGCGCGCAGATTTGCCACCCTGCTCCATTCTGCTCCTGGCCGGTGGGCGCGGCCAACGCATGGGCGGAAGGGACAAGGGGCTGATCGAGTGGCAGGGCCGGCCATTGATCGCCCACCTGCATCGACTGACCCGCGGCCTGAGCGATGACCTGATCATTTCCTGCAACCGCAACCGGCAGCAGTACGCGCCTTTTGCCGATCAACTGGTGCAGGACGAAAGCAATGATTTCCCGGGGCCGCTGGCAGGTATTCGTGCCGGATTGGCCGTCGCCCGGCATGCCCATCTGCTGGTGCTGCCCTGCGACGTACCGCGCATCGACGCACACCTGATCGACGCCATGCGACAAAGCGCCGCCCAGCACCCGGCCAGACCACTGATGCTGCGCCATGGCGAGCACTGGGAACCCTTGCTGTGTATCATTCCGCGCGCACTGCTCGGCACCTTCGAGGGCGCCTGGCAGAAGGGTGAACGCAGCCCCGGACGTATCATGCGCGGGCTGGATGCTCAGGCCCTGCAATGTCCGGCAAACGATCCACGATTGGCTAATCTGAATACACCAGAGCTGTTAAGCCAGCAGCACGGCGTGTCAGAATGCCCTTAA
- a CDS encoding YgdI/YgdR family lipoprotein, with protein sequence MIQRTLATLMLALGLATLAGCASPTVITLNDGREIQAVDTPKYDQDSGFYEFEQLDGKQTRINKDQVRTVKEL encoded by the coding sequence ATGATTCAGCGGACTCTCGCCACTCTCATGCTTGCACTGGGCCTTGCCACTCTCGCCGGTTGCGCATCGCCTACTGTGATCACCCTGAATGACGGTCGCGAAATCCAGGCCGTCGACACGCCGAAATACGATCAGGACTCCGGCTTCTACGAGTTCGAACAACTGGACGGCAAACAAACCCGCATCAACAAAGATCAGGTTCGTACGGTAAAAGAGCTGTAA